One genomic segment of Hordeum vulgare subsp. vulgare chromosome 2H, MorexV3_pseudomolecules_assembly, whole genome shotgun sequence includes these proteins:
- the LOC123430077 gene encoding uncharacterized protein LOC123430077 produces MGSRKVPPAPEKLVLLPCLLVGVPLVRRVAPCRASSAVGSSAPELLCRQPPDPMVLLPVLRHLLQTAPHRGSSLGPGQIRSPRPCHRWICLPGRCLAHASRVARRSRCHGLVLLAPGGAQEERCRARPGIDRASHGTGPATSGRELCQSSSARSTELAHRSNRPPQPPPSWAAAREEIISQNDASLSGMRKSLGVNKTPGPQQRKNFELH; encoded by the exons ATGGGATCGAGGAAAGTGCCTCCCGCGCCCGAGAAGCTCGTGCTTCTCCCGTGCCTCCTCGTCGGAGTCCCGTTGGTCCGCCGTGTCGCCCCGTGCAGGGCCTCCTCCGCCGTCGGTAGCTCTGCCCCGGAGCTGCTCTGCCGCCAGCCGCCCGATCCCATGGTGTTGCTACCCGTGCTCCGCCACCTCCTGCAAACCGCGCCTCATCGTGGGAGCTCGCTGGGACCCGGCCAGATCCGGTCGCCCCGGCCTTGCCACCGCTGGATCTGCCTCCCCGGCCGGTGCCTCGCCCATGCCTCACGTGTTGCTCGTCGGAGCCGCTGCCATGGCCTTGTGCTCTTGGCTCCTGGAGGAGCACAGGAGGAACGATGCCGTGCCAGACCTGGCATTGACCGTGCCTCCCATGGGACGGGCCCAGCGACGAGCGGCCGAGAACTTTGCCAATCCAGCTCGGCCAGATCCACCGAGCTGGCCCATCGGTCCAACCGACCACCTCAGCCACCGCCGAGTTGGGCCGCAGCCCGCGAG GAAATTATCAGTCAAAATGATGCATCCCTAAGCGGGATGAGAAAAAGTCTGGGTGTCAACAAGACGCCAGGGCCGCAACAGAGGAAAAACTTCGAGTTACATTGA